The following is a genomic window from Ethanoligenens harbinense YUAN-3.
ATATCACCAAGCCGTTCGATCTGGGTGAAATGACCGCGCGGGTGGAATGCGCCCTGCGGCGCGCCGGACGCCAGAAAGATACCCCGCGACTGCTCCGGTACAAAGATATGGTTTTGGACGATACCGCCAAGCGCGTAACCATCGGCCAGACGCAACTGGAACTCACCGCCAAGGAATACCAGCTTCTGAAAACGCTCCTGCTGCACCAAAACAAAGTGTTCACCAAAGCCAACCTGTATGAAACCATTTGGCAGGAGGAATATCTCGGCGACGACAGCGCCGTCAAAACACATATCAGCAACCTGCGCGGCAAACTGAAAACAGCCAACCCCAACAACGCATATATCGAAACAGTCTGGAGATTGGGGTACCGACTGTATACGGACGGAAGCACCTGTACATCTTAACGGTTTCCATACCCTTTTCCTGCCTTTCTTGACCTTTTCTAAACCTTTGCGCGCTAAACTGGAAAACAGAAAGGAAAGGAGCGTACGTCTATGCCAAGTGTATTGCAAACAAACGGATTGACAAAAACCTATCACGGCTTTTCGGCGCTGCATGACGTTTCCATTACATTGGAAACCGGCAGAATCTATGGACTGATCGGCCAGAACGGCGCGGGAAAATCCACCTTGATGCGGATGGTCGCCGGGCTTGGGTTCCCTACGGCAGGCAGCATCACCCTATTTGGCCACGGTGGGGAAAAAGCATTACAGGAAGAACGGAAACGGATCGGCAGCATGATCGAACACCCCAGCCTGATCGCCGATATGACCGCCAAGGAAAACCTGCGCTTCCACCGGCTGATACGCGGTGTCCCCAACGCGGAAACTGAAGACAAACAACTGGAACTGGTCGGGCTGACGGACACGGGCCGCAAAAAAGCACGGGATTTTTCGCTGGGCATGAAGCAGCGGCTGGGCATCGCGTGCGCGCTGTTGAGCAATCCCGAGCTTCTGATTCTGGATGAGCCGATCAACGGGCTGGACCCGCTCGGTGTGGTCGAGATCCGCAACCTGGTCATCAAGCTCTGTAAAGAACGGCAGATGACCATCCTCATTTCCAGCCACAACCTGCCGGAGCTCTACCAGACGGCGACCGATTACATCATCATCCACAAAGGCGAGATCAAACAAACGCTCACCTTGGCGGAGCTCGACGAGCGCTGCCGGCACCATCTGTGCATCCAGTGCGATCAACCGGAGAAGCTGGCGGTCGTTCTGGAAGAACGGCTGCATACGCACAGCTATCAGGTGCTGCCAGACAAAACCGTCAAACTCTTCGATTATCTGGATAAAAAGGAACAAGTGGCGAACGTGCTTTTTGACAACGGCATCGTTGTCACCGGTCTTTCCAAAGAAGGGGAAACCCTCGAGGACTATTTTGTTTCTCTGATCGGGGGTGAGAAGCATGCTTAACATGGTACGGGCCGACTTTTACCGGATGAGCCGATCCACCGCCATGCGGGTGCTGCTGCTCATCACCGTGCTGGGCGCGGTTGCAATGATGCTGTTTGCCCGCCAGGTCGCGGCCGGAAACATCAGCGCCAGCATATCCGGCCTCGGTATCCTGTTTTCCGACGTAAGCGTTATCAGCATCTTGGGCGGGGTATCCGCCGGCATCTTCATCTGCGGCGATCTGGATAACAAAGTCATCCACGACGCCATCGCCGGCGGTTCCAGTCGATTATCCATCCTAACCGGCAAGCTGACCTCGTTCCTTTGTACCATCGTCGTGTTTCTCATTCCCTATGCCATCGCGGCCGGCATCGGGCTGGGCACCGCCAAAACTTACAGTCTCGGAAGTGCAAATGCGGGGTTCATGAGCCTGCTGGCAGCTCTCGGCGGAAAAAATCTGACGTCCGCGCAAGGCGCGCAGGTGTTCGGCCTGATGTTGCTGTTGCTGCTGGTATACGCAGCGGAACTGAGCCTTTGCGTGCCGCTGGCTCTTGCGGTGAAGAAACCCGTCGCCGTCGCCGCCATCTATTACGCGTTTTCCATTCTGTGCGGGCAACTAATCCCGTTAGCACAATCCTCCCAAACTTTGGATCGCGTCATCGCCTGCACACCCTACAGCGGCAGATATCTGCTGCCTTCACTGAACATGGGGACAAGTACGGTCATCAAAGCTATTATGGCCTGCGTGGCATTCATCACCGTCATGCTGGGCATCGCGTATGCCATCTTCCGCAGAGCGGATATCAAATAAAGGACGGGTGAACAGGTTGACGATTGTGATCGGCGTACTCTGCATATTGCTTGCCGGCGCGGGCATCTATATCGCCTTATTGCAATGGCAACTGCGCCATATCAACCGTCAACTACAGAAGCGCCTTTCCGAACACACGCGGCAGATGGTCAGTCTGGAACTGTTTGACCGAAGATTGAACGCGTTGGCGGCCAACATCAACAACTGCCTGCAGGCGGAGGAAACCCTTCGCCTGCAGGGTGCGCGCGAGGAAAAACAATTTCGAGAAATGATTGCCAACCTGTCGCACGACCTGCGCACGCCGCTGACCGCTGTCAAGGGGTACCAGCAATTACTTTCCAAAAGTGGCCTTACTCCCCAGCAACAGGAAAAGGTCCGGGTGGCACAAAAGCATGCCGAACAGTTGGGACAGCTCATTGAACATTTTTTTGAATATGCCTGCCTGCTGTACACCGAGGTGAGGCCGCAACCGGAGCGCATCAATCTTGGAAACCTTGCGGCAGAATGTCTGGCCGATTCGGTATCCGTTTTCGAGGAAAATGGATTGGCGGTGCAGTTTGACACAGAGCCTGCCGTATTCGCTCTGGCAGACCGTGAAATGGTGGTGCGCATCCTGCAAAATCTGATACGCAACTGTGCACAGCATGCCGGAGGAGTCGTCGAGGTACATATCCGGCAGGACCGCTGTGCGATGCTTTCCTTTCGCAACCGCATCAAGGAAGGGGCCGAACCGGATGCAGCGCGGCTGTTTGAGCGCTTTTACACGGCAGACCCGGCCAGGGCCCGGAGCGGCGGACTTGGGTTGGCAATCGTCAAATTACTGGCAGAGCGCAACGGCGGGCAGGCGGGTACGTCCATCCGGAACGGAGCCTTGGAAATCGAAGTGACGTTGCCGAATGCAAACACCTGATGCGCCGCCATCATGAAACCCATTCGATCATCATGGAACATGCGCGCACGAAACCGCCCGCCGTGAGAAATCCGGCAGGCGGTTTCGTGATGGCAAACTTCCATCGAGAGTTGCACGGCAGCACGCCTAAAAAAATGCCCCCGGCAAAGCCGGGGGCAAAATTCATTTCAAACAGAATGCGGGTTACTATTTGTTAGATCGCGCCATCTCCGGTGTCACCGGTCCGGATACGGATAACTTCTTCCACATTGGTGACGAAAATCTTACCGTCGCCAATCGCGCCGGTTTTGGCCGCTTTCGCGACAGCGCCGGTAATCGCAGAAACGCGGTCATCTTCCGCAACGATCTCGATTTTCACTTTGGGCAGAAGGGCCAGTTCCACCACTGCACCGCGGTAATAATTTTTCTGACCTTTCTGGTTGCCGGCTCCGGACACCTGCGTGACCGTTACCCCTTTGATGTCCAATGCGTTCAGCGCCGCCTTGACATCATCCAATTTTTCCGGCCTTATAATCGCTTCGACTTTTTTCATGTCAAGCACCTTCCTATCAAATATGAACTACGAAAAGTACCAAATAATACCCCACTAAAAGTACCGCACCGATGGGAAGACCAACCCAAGCCCACTGTTTCATGCTGATTTTGAGTTTGGCTGCCGTCACGATATTGGGAATGTTCCCGGTAACCAACATGCCACCGCTCACCAACAGGCTAATCAGAATTGCTTTGATCTGAACGGTGCCCATCACAGGATCAATTTCCGCGGCGGCCAATGTCGCATTGTCCAAAATAGCGGAAACCATGTTTGCGGCATACAACAAATCATTGCTCCAGTGGATGATATACGTATCTATGACCGGCTTGAAGCCCATCCCCAGCAGTTCCAATGCAACGACAAACATAAAAATCTTGCCGGTCCGAATGCCGATCGTCCGCATATCCTCTTTTTCGGGGATAACCATCACTTCATCGTTTTCGCTGAACTTCGCTCTCCAATTTTCATCGACAAAAACCATGCTCAGCAGCCCCAGCAGCACAACGCCCACGATAGAATACCCACCCAGCAGTTGAAACATGTATAAAAAGTGCTGGTGCAGCTTTGACGTGACAATCGTGGCCAGAGGTTCACCGATGGGAGTAAGGACCGCGCCAAGGCCAATGGAGAAACAGGACACGACGCTTACCCGGACTTTGCTTTTGTTGTCGAGCGGAAGAATGGACACGATCTCAACCAGCAAAAGCGCGGCAATAATCGCCGTGATGATGCTGGAGATCAACCCCAGACAGACCACCAGAAGAAAAACGATCAGCTTGAGCGAAAGATGATCCAGCAAGGTATTTACGAACGCCTTTACATGGGCCTCCAAAACACGGAAGATCAAGCTGACCAAAAACACAGCGGCCGTTATGATATAAAGGAACTGATCCTGGAACACAAGCAGCAAATGCGCCGGCGTCAGCATACCCGATACGGCAGCCGCCGCAATCCCCATGATCAACAGGAATATCTCCACGTTTTGTTCGACTTGCTTGACAAACAGCGGCAGAACTGCAATCAAAATAAAAAGAATAATCAGAACAAGTAGCATCGGCTTCTCCCAGAACAGAAAATACAGGAATCCATTCCCGTTCGGAAACCGCGCCAAAAAAGAATCACAGCTCGGCTTTCTCTATTTTCCGGCGTATATCCATCCGTAAAATTCCAATCAGCGGACTTTGATTCTGAACCGATATTTTACATTTTTCAGTTCTTTCACTTCCGCATCGTCTGGAGAAGAGGAATCCAATTCCGTATTCGTGTTCAACTGAAAATCGGGATAACCGTAGGCACCCATTTCATCCAGGTCCAGACCGGCCAGCTCCACTTCAGGCGCAACACGCAGGCCCCAGACCTTATCCAGCACTTTGTACCAGATAAATGCCACACCCAGGCCATATACGAGGATGGTGCAGACACTGATGAGCTGAGCCAAGAACTGGCCGGGGTCCCCATACAGCAGGCCGCGGACCGTGCCTTTCACACCATTGAAACCGTCGCCGTATGTACCGTCCGCAAACAGGCCGGTGGCAATCACGCCCCAAAGACCGTTCACAAAGTGCACGGAAATCGCGCCGACCGGGTCGTCGATCTTAAATTTGTTTTCAACAGTCGGGACAGCTATGCAGACCAGAATGCCGGCCACCAGGCCGATGACGGCCGCCCACGGAGCGCTTGTGAAACCACAGGGAGCGGTGATGGCAACCAGACCCGCCAACGCACCGTTCGCCGTCATGGAAGGATCGGGTTTGCCGTGGCGCGCCCACCAATAAAACATCGCGGTCGCCCCGCTGATTGCGCCTGCGATCATGGTGTTGGTCGCGGCGATGGCGATGCGGAAATCCGAACCGGTCAGCGTGCCGCCGGCATTGAACGAGAACCAGCAGAAGAACAGGATGATCGTACCGATGATCGCCATGGGAACATGGTGACCCGGGAAAGCCCGCGCCGTCCCGTCTTTCTTGAATTTGCCAATACGGGGGCCGATCACAACCGCACCGGCTACCGCAAGCACGCCGCCCATCGCATGCACGACGCCGGAACCGGCGAAGTCGACCGCACCGTGCCCAAGACCAAAGTTCGCGCCAAGCGTGGCCAGCCAGCCGCCGCCCCAGACCCAGTTGCCATAAAGCGGATAGAAAATGAGCGAAATAAAGAACGATGTGATGACGGTGGCAGAGTATTTCACACGCTCGGCCATGCCGCCGGTTGGGATGGTAACGGTGGTATCCATGAACACCATCTGGAAGAAGAACATGGCATAGATACCCGCGTCATAGGTGCTGCCGGAGGAAAGGAAAAATCCTTTATAACCCAGGATTCCTCCCAGGCCGGGAATGGAAAGCAGGCCGTTCAGAGCCGTGGAACCGCCAAGATTGGCGATCGCGCCAACGCCTCCAAACTGGATCGCAAAGCCAGAAATAAAATAGCCGATGGCGCCGACAAGAAACACCATGAAATTCATGGTCATGGTATGCGCCGCATT
Proteins encoded in this region:
- a CDS encoding ammonium transporter codes for the protein MKKAAKILGIVFLLSVIVCIVSTVAMAATNDPSGAGYAAGAVTGKETIGDVATAANKAQFGVNFVWVLITGFMVFFFQCGFAMVETGFCRGKNAAHTMTMNFMVFLVGAIGYFISGFAIQFGGVGAIANLGGSTALNGLLSIPGLGGILGYKGFFLSSGSTYDAGIYAMFFFQMVFMDTTVTIPTGGMAERVKYSATVITSFFISLIFYPLYGNWVWGGGWLATLGANFGLGHGAVDFAGSGVVHAMGGVLAVAGAVVIGPRIGKFKKDGTARAFPGHHVPMAIIGTIILFFCWFSFNAGGTLTGSDFRIAIAATNTMIAGAISGATAMFYWWARHGKPDPSMTANGALAGLVAITAPCGFTSAPWAAVIGLVAGILVCIAVPTVENKFKIDDPVGAISVHFVNGLWGVIATGLFADGTYGDGFNGVKGTVRGLLYGDPGQFLAQLISVCTILVYGLGVAFIWYKVLDKVWGLRVAPEVELAGLDLDEMGAYGYPDFQLNTNTELDSSSPDDAEVKELKNVKYRFRIKVR
- a CDS encoding DUF1646 family protein; the encoded protein is MLLVLIILFILIAVLPLFVKQVEQNVEIFLLIMGIAAAAVSGMLTPAHLLLVFQDQFLYIITAAVFLVSLIFRVLEAHVKAFVNTLLDHLSLKLIVFLLVVCLGLISSIITAIIAALLLVEIVSILPLDNKSKVRVSVVSCFSIGLGAVLTPIGEPLATIVTSKLHQHFLYMFQLLGGYSIVGVVLLGLLSMVFVDENWRAKFSENDEVMVIPEKEDMRTIGIRTGKIFMFVVALELLGMGFKPVIDTYIIHWSNDLLYAANMVSAILDNATLAAAEIDPVMGTVQIKAILISLLVSGGMLVTGNIPNIVTAAKLKISMKQWAWVGLPIGAVLLVGYYLVLFVVHI
- a CDS encoding response regulator transcription factor; this encodes MKSILVIEDQQDVNRMIAEALTDAGYQVTSAYTGPDGINALRNGRYDLVLLDLMLPYKSGDEVLREMRPFSDIPVIVVSAKDMVGTKIDLLKLGADDYITKPFDLGEMTARVECALRRAGRQKDTPRLLRYKDMVLDDTAKRVTIGQTQLELTAKEYQLLKTLLLHQNKVFTKANLYETIWQEEYLGDDSAVKTHISNLRGKLKTANPNNAYIETVWRLGYRLYTDGSTCTS
- a CDS encoding sensor histidine kinase, with the protein product MIGVLCILLAGAGIYIALLQWQLRHINRQLQKRLSEHTRQMVSLELFDRRLNALAANINNCLQAEETLRLQGAREEKQFREMIANLSHDLRTPLTAVKGYQQLLSKSGLTPQQQEKVRVAQKHAEQLGQLIEHFFEYACLLYTEVRPQPERINLGNLAAECLADSVSVFEENGLAVQFDTEPAVFALADREMVVRILQNLIRNCAQHAGGVVEVHIRQDRCAMLSFRNRIKEGAEPDAARLFERFYTADPARARSGGLGLAIVKLLAERNGGQAGTSIRNGALEIEVTLPNANT
- a CDS encoding ABC transporter ATP-binding protein codes for the protein MPSVLQTNGLTKTYHGFSALHDVSITLETGRIYGLIGQNGAGKSTLMRMVAGLGFPTAGSITLFGHGGEKALQEERKRIGSMIEHPSLIADMTAKENLRFHRLIRGVPNAETEDKQLELVGLTDTGRKKARDFSLGMKQRLGIACALLSNPELLILDEPINGLDPLGVVEIRNLVIKLCKERQMTILISSHNLPELYQTATDYIIIHKGEIKQTLTLAELDERCRHHLCIQCDQPEKLAVVLEERLHTHSYQVLPDKTVKLFDYLDKKEQVANVLFDNGIVVTGLSKEGETLEDYFVSLIGGEKHA
- a CDS encoding P-II family nitrogen regulator — its product is MKKVEAIIRPEKLDDVKAALNALDIKGVTVTQVSGAGNQKGQKNYYRGAVVELALLPKVKIEIVAEDDRVSAITGAVAKAAKTGAIGDGKIFVTNVEEVIRIRTGDTGDGAI